One part of the Thermoanaerobacterium sp. CMT5567-10 genome encodes these proteins:
- a CDS encoding beta-N-acetylglucosaminidase domain-containing protein: MIDIVPEPKEIFFTGDEKIYKKLVNITVEEKIDNFDLPEFIKISGTDGDLKLKTYKNEKIPSEGYRIKINDDILVEFSDDMGYQYAIDTVFNLFKKKGDYVIIPKVEIIDWPSFKMRGIIEGFYGEPWSFEDRLDMISFLRRHKMNTYFYAPKDDPYHREKWREPYPLDLLNKLDGLINKCNEKNVDFVFSVSPGNSIKYTDDYDFKLLCEKYDIIANKGVRKFALLLDDIDYKLKYEDDIKEFLIPGNAHAFLCNKVFSYLKDKYNDIEFIMCPTEYHQEEDSDYRRSLREKLDKNILVFWTGIGVTAPTITNSDADNISNIYKHELVLWDNYPVNDYSKDNLYLGAVINRSRELYKHNCRYILSNPMNQAEASKISLITYSYYMWNPEAYNPYIALEKAYKEIGGEGWEYVKFLCENAENPPMWPLETRVSKLIKQYQLTKDNIILEKLGKIFESIYELPDNLEKFVNNKRFLQDIRPWYKRIKIDGKIGRIAINVLKDKENIDVLEELLDESRKIENKYLDKIVYDFYVNIIDELGRRKYE; this comes from the coding sequence ATGATTGATATTGTACCAGAACCTAAAGAAATATTTTTCACTGGTGATGAAAAGATATATAAAAAATTGGTAAATATCACAGTTGAAGAAAAAATTGATAATTTTGATTTACCTGAATTTATAAAAATATCTGGAACAGATGGAGATTTAAAACTAAAAACATATAAAAATGAGAAAATACCAAGTGAAGGATATAGAATAAAAATAAATGATGATATATTAGTTGAATTTAGTGATGATATGGGTTACCAGTATGCAATTGATACTGTCTTTAATCTGTTCAAGAAAAAAGGCGACTATGTTATCATACCTAAGGTGGAAATAATCGATTGGCCTTCATTCAAAATGAGAGGAATAATAGAAGGATTTTATGGCGAACCATGGAGCTTTGAGGATAGGCTTGATATGATATCATTTTTGAGAAGACATAAAATGAATACATATTTTTATGCGCCAAAAGATGATCCATATCACAGAGAAAAATGGAGAGAGCCATATCCACTAGATTTACTTAATAAGTTGGATGGTCTAATAAATAAGTGCAATGAAAAAAACGTTGATTTTGTGTTTTCTGTTAGTCCTGGAAACTCTATAAAGTATACAGATGACTATGATTTTAAGCTTTTATGTGAAAAATACGATATTATTGCAAATAAAGGCGTAAGAAAATTTGCTTTGTTATTAGATGATATAGACTATAAATTAAAATATGAAGATGACATTAAAGAATTTTTGATACCAGGAAATGCACATGCATTTTTGTGCAATAAAGTTTTTTCCTATCTAAAAGATAAATACAATGATATTGAATTTATAATGTGCCCAACAGAGTATCATCAGGAAGAAGATTCTGATTACAGAAGAAGTCTTAGGGAAAAACTCGATAAAAATATATTAGTTTTTTGGACAGGAATAGGTGTAACTGCGCCAACAATTACTAATTCTGATGCTGATAATATATCTAACATATATAAGCATGAGCTTGTATTATGGGATAATTATCCTGTAAATGATTATTCCAAAGATAATTTATATTTAGGTGCAGTAATAAATAGAAGCCGTGAATTATATAAACATAATTGTAGGTATATATTATCAAATCCAATGAACCAAGCCGAAGCGTCTAAGATATCACTTATTACTTATTCATATTATATGTGGAATCCCGAAGCATATAACCCGTATATAGCTTTAGAAAAAGCTTATAAAGAGATAGGTGGAGAGGGTTGGGAATATGTCAAATTTTTATGTGAGAATGCTGAAAATCCTCCAATGTGGCCTCTTGAGACTCGCGTAAGTAAGTTGATAAAACAATATCAACTAACAAAAGATAATATCATTTTGGAAAAACTTGGTAAGATATTCGAATCAATTTATGAATTGCCGGATAATTTAGAGAAATTTGTTAACAATAAGAGATTTTTGCAAGATATTAGACCGTGGTATAAAAGGATAAAAATAGATGGTAAAATAGGAAGAATAGCTATAAACGTATTAAAAGATAAAGAAAATATTGATGTTTTGGAAGAATTGCTAGATGAAAGCAGAAAAATTGAAAATAAATATTTGGATAAGATTGTATATGATTTTTATGTTAACATAATTGATGAATTAGGACGGAGGAAGTATGAGTAA
- a CDS encoding alpha amylase family protein: MDKDYYLWIEIHANKNIILDNKYFEKILDKCVKYGIGSIVLSVKDPSSFCIYKSEIAPHYSCYDSEFEKDKDYLELYIKQAHDRNLRIYAAVDVFSEGNKENKSNLSKCYEHPYWQTYLYGINNEGKSSIKPITDIDELKTFDSIDDFSDVFVNPVREDVQQYEESVINELINNYDIDGIVLDRVRFIGLAADFSEYTKDKFEEFIGKKVYNWPKDIYELKVDDNGDKQVIYGDLFGDWITFKASIIKKFIIKVRETINKSNKKIEFIDYAGSWYPIYYQVGANWASEKYIPEDYPWVGKEYSKTGYAEYLDKLMSGFYYSDVTIDEAIKNGKPAYWYSVEGSGTMANKVTMNVVPIIGSLFVKQYEGNPENFKKAIDMCFKKSQGCMLFDLSYIEDYNWWRLLID; this comes from the coding sequence TTGGATAAAGATTATTATCTATGGATAGAAATTCATGCTAACAAGAATATAATTCTCGATAATAAATACTTCGAAAAAATACTTGATAAATGTGTTAAATATGGAATTGGTTCTATTGTACTAAGCGTTAAAGATCCATCAAGTTTTTGTATATACAAAAGTGAAATAGCACCACATTATAGTTGTTATGATTCAGAATTTGAAAAGGATAAAGATTATCTTGAATTATATATAAAACAAGCACATGATAGAAACTTAAGGATATATGCCGCTGTTGATGTTTTCTCGGAAGGAAATAAGGAAAATAAAAGCAATTTGTCAAAATGCTATGAACACCCATATTGGCAAACATATCTATATGGAATTAATAATGAAGGTAAATCGTCTATAAAACCAATTACGGATATAGATGAATTAAAAACGTTTGATTCTATTGACGACTTCTCTGATGTTTTTGTCAATCCCGTAAGAGAAGATGTACAACAGTATGAGGAAAGTGTGATAAATGAATTGATTAATAATTATGATATTGATGGTATTGTGCTTGACAGAGTCAGATTCATAGGACTTGCGGCAGATTTTAGCGAATATACTAAAGATAAATTTGAGGAGTTTATAGGGAAGAAAGTGTACAATTGGCCTAAAGATATTTATGAACTTAAAGTAGATGACAATGGTGATAAACAAGTTATCTATGGTGATCTTTTTGGGGATTGGATAACTTTTAAGGCATCAATTATCAAAAAGTTCATTATAAAAGTTAGAGAAACAATAAACAAATCAAATAAAAAAATTGAATTTATAGATTATGCAGGATCGTGGTATCCAATTTATTATCAGGTTGGAGCAAATTGGGCTAGTGAAAAGTATATACCAGAAGATTATCCGTGGGTAGGAAAAGAGTATTCAAAAACTGGTTATGCTGAATATCTGGATAAACTGATGTCTGGATTTTATTATTCTGATGTAACAATAGATGAGGCGATTAAAAATGGGAAACCTGCATATTGGTATAGCGTGGAAGGCTCTGGCACAATGGCAAATAAAGTAACGATGAATGTGGTACCTATCATTGGAAGCCTTTTTGTGAAACAGTATGAAGGCAATCCAGAGAATTTTAAAAAAGCAATTGATATGTGTTTTAAGAAATCACAAGGCTGTATGTTATTTGACCTAAGCTACATTGAAGATTATAATTGGTGGAGATTACTAATTGATTAA
- a CDS encoding carbohydrate ABC transporter permease: MDYKRIKAIKKIFSLVITYLILIIIAIFLAGPFIWLVSSSFKTGQNIYTMNLIPHPFTLANYIGVINFISIPKYILNTIIITVSGIVLDVVLASLAAYPLACMEFYGKNLIFSALVSTMILPAAAGLIVNYLTISKMGLLDTLTGVIIPGAVSVFSIILLRQSYLTVPRELIDAAKIDGASEFKIWYKIMLPEVMPAISTIVIFDFIGLWNSFLWPIVVLQDPNKYPLATALKYLSGQFNYKFGYVAAGTVLSIIPVIIVFLAFQKYFINAVAGAIKG; this comes from the coding sequence GTGGATTATAAAAGAATAAAAGCTATAAAAAAGATATTTTCATTAGTAATAACTTATTTAATATTGATAATAATAGCAATATTTTTGGCCGGACCGTTTATTTGGCTTGTATCTTCATCATTTAAAACAGGCCAAAATATTTATACAATGAATTTAATTCCACATCCATTTACACTTGCTAATTATATAGGTGTGATTAATTTTATATCAATACCTAAATATATATTAAACACAATTATTATAACAGTTTCTGGAATAGTACTTGATGTTGTACTAGCTTCACTTGCAGCATATCCTTTGGCTTGTATGGAGTTTTATGGCAAAAATTTAATATTTTCTGCATTAGTTAGTACCATGATTTTGCCGGCTGCTGCAGGGCTAATTGTTAACTACCTGACTATATCAAAAATGGGCTTACTTGATACTTTGACTGGTGTTATTATTCCAGGTGCGGTATCTGTTTTTAGTATAATACTTTTAAGGCAATCTTATCTAACTGTACCAAGAGAATTAATTGATGCTGCTAAAATAGATGGTGCATCAGAATTTAAGATATGGTATAAAATTATGCTTCCGGAAGTTATGCCAGCAATCTCTACGATTGTAATATTTGACTTTATAGGTCTATGGAATTCATTTTTGTGGCCTATAGTTGTGTTACAAGATCCGAATAAATATCCTTTAGCAACGGCTCTAAAATATTTATCTGGCCAGTTTAATTATAAATTTGGCTATGTAGCTGCAGGTACAGTATTATCCATAATTCCAGTTATAATAGTATTTCTAGCTTTCCAAAAATATTTCATTAATGCTGTTGCGGGTGCTATAAAAGGTTAG
- a CDS encoding carbohydrate ABC transporter permease — translation MENKLKKSLIAYLFILPAMIFLVIFVFYPIVASIPLAFYDYSVVGQSKFVGLANFSRAIHDHEFWVSVENSILFVGVVPPLQLLSILLAIFVNRKIKGISFFRVLYYIPVVTSMVAVSITWGWIFDPHGLLNTFMIEHGIFNKPISFLNDPRFALLSLMFITMWQGLGYYMMIYLAGLQSIPKELEESAYVDGATRTQALYKITIPLLKPYIWLCTFMSILSAVRVFDVVYVLTNGGPGDATMVTSVYQFQKAFTDFNFGYASAIGLLVAILTTALSILVFIYGGRKGGMSYY, via the coding sequence ATGGAGAATAAGTTAAAGAAATCATTGATAGCTTATTTATTTATTCTGCCAGCTATGATTTTTCTTGTAATTTTCGTTTTTTATCCAATAGTGGCAAGCATACCGTTAGCATTTTATGACTATTCTGTCGTTGGGCAATCAAAATTTGTTGGGTTGGCCAATTTCTCAAGAGCTATACATGATCATGAGTTTTGGGTTTCAGTAGAAAATTCGATATTATTTGTTGGAGTCGTTCCACCACTTCAGCTATTGTCAATTTTATTAGCTATATTTGTAAATAGAAAAATTAAAGGAATATCATTTTTTAGAGTTTTATACTATATACCTGTTGTTACTTCTATGGTTGCTGTATCAATAACATGGGGGTGGATCTTTGATCCACATGGGTTACTTAATACATTTATGATTGAGCATGGTATTTTCAATAAACCAATATCTTTTTTAAATGATCCAAGGTTTGCACTATTATCATTAATGTTTATTACTATGTGGCAAGGTCTTGGATATTATATGATGATATATCTAGCGGGACTTCAATCAATTCCTAAAGAATTAGAAGAATCAGCTTATGTTGATGGAGCTACAAGAACTCAAGCGTTATACAAAATTACTATTCCGCTATTAAAACCATATATATGGCTATGTACATTTATGAGCATTTTATCTGCAGTCAGAGTATTTGATGTTGTATATGTTTTAACAAATGGTGGTCCGGGAGACGCAACTATGGTAACGAGTGTTTATCAATTCCAGAAAGCATTTACGGATTTTAACTTTGGTTATGCATCGGCGATAGGATTGCTAGTTGCTATTTTGACGACAGCATTGAGTATTTTGGTATTCATATATGGAGGTAGAAAAGGAGGAATGAGCTATTATTAA
- a CDS encoding ABC transporter substrate-binding protein: protein MIRSKMLKTLSMLLVLVMIVTAFTACGNSTSKSNSNNAKTSSNTAEKITLQFWTISLRPKFDNYFNDLFAKYKKLHPNVEIKWTDLPYDAIQNKLVASTAGNDVPDVVNLNTDMALQLAAKGALVDLNKEATDEQKSIYIKTLWESTKIKDGIYAFPWYGAPSVMIYNKALFEKAGMNPPKTYDDVFQMAKEFKDKTGAYLYVPDYFHNEAYWGYDINILNENKTKAAFNTPDTLALLEKFKEYYQNDIFPLDAEGNWTKMLQLYSTGKLGLINSGAQSLSRIKDEAPDIYKNTDITQPLVGKSGVIDNPIMDLVVMQKSQHHKEAIDFANFVTNDENQLEFAKEAKVFPSTIKASQDSYFKSDTSTLEGKAISIAADFLSKSTDKTLGVPNSGDITSELIKEADEAFHGQKTPKQALDDAEKNVNQMLSGQQ from the coding sequence ATGATTAGAAGTAAGATGTTGAAAACACTAAGTATGTTGCTGGTGCTAGTTATGATTGTGACAGCATTTACTGCATGCGGAAACAGTACATCAAAGTCCAATTCAAATAATGCTAAAACTTCTAGTAATACTGCTGAAAAAATAACATTACAATTTTGGACAATTTCATTAAGACCAAAGTTTGATAATTACTTTAATGATTTATTCGCTAAGTATAAAAAACTTCATCCTAATGTAGAGATTAAATGGACAGATTTACCATATGACGCAATTCAAAATAAGTTAGTGGCATCAACTGCAGGCAATGATGTACCAGACGTTGTCAACTTAAATACAGATATGGCATTGCAGTTAGCAGCAAAAGGAGCTTTGGTTGATTTAAATAAAGAAGCAACAGATGAACAAAAAAGTATATATATAAAAACATTATGGGAATCAACAAAAATAAAGGATGGGATATATGCTTTTCCATGGTATGGTGCACCTTCAGTTATGATTTATAATAAAGCGCTGTTTGAAAAAGCAGGAATGAATCCACCAAAGACGTATGATGATGTATTCCAAATGGCGAAAGAATTTAAAGATAAGACTGGAGCTTATTTATATGTTCCAGACTATTTCCACAATGAGGCATACTGGGGGTATGATATAAATATACTTAACGAAAACAAGACAAAAGCTGCTTTTAATACACCTGATACATTAGCATTGTTGGAGAAATTTAAAGAATATTATCAGAATGATATTTTCCCGTTAGATGCAGAAGGTAACTGGACAAAAATGCTACAACTTTATTCAACTGGGAAACTTGGGCTTATAAACTCTGGAGCACAATCTTTATCCCGTATAAAAGATGAGGCACCGGATATTTACAAAAATACAGATATTACGCAACCATTGGTAGGTAAAAGTGGAGTTATAGACAATCCAATAATGGATTTAGTAGTAATGCAAAAAAGCCAACATCATAAAGAGGCGATTGATTTTGCAAACTTCGTAACTAATGATGAAAATCAGCTTGAATTTGCAAAGGAAGCAAAAGTTTTTCCGTCGACAATAAAAGCATCACAAGATTCTTATTTCAAATCTGATACATCAACTCTAGAAGGCAAAGCGATATCTATTGCGGCAGATTTTCTAAGCAAATCAACTGACAAAACATTAGGTGTGCCTAATAGCGGTGACATAACATCAGAATTAATCAAAGAAGCAGATGAAGCATTTCATGGACAAAAGACGCCTAAACAAGCACTTGATGATGCTGAAAAGAATGTAAATCAAATGTTATCAGGGCAGCAATAG
- a CDS encoding DUF4127 family protein, which produces MNKKVMYIPLDERPCNYIYPKMIMDISDIEMIEPPLDILGNKKSAADVDKLKDWIINNINDVSHLVVSVDMLLYGGIVPSRLHKMTFDECIKRLELIKELKTMNRNLRVYGFNLIMRSPSYNSSDEEPDYYEDYGEKIFQYGVLSDKLELNVAADEDISEYNKIKNQIPMDVLNDFLNRRRVNHLINLKVVDLVKEGIIDFLIIPMDDCSKYGFSARERRKVMKYISDLDLTDRIYSYPGADEVGCTLMARVFNELKDRKPTVFIRYSSEIGSTLIPRYEDRSLNETVKYHIISAGGVIIDSSSDADFILMVNPPSEFTLKLSESWDSILSKIDIIDPERNLNEFVEAINYYISKGKLCSVADVAMPNGSDNQLMQLIKKYNLLKKLLSYGGWNTSSNTLGTVTSHSMISSYYISKNIFSQDQLIASEKFLYLRYLEDWGYQHFVRSSVTDLLGTYGLNYFTLKDKGKLIADIVKKKLFEFSEKNLNDFHYNFDVYMPWNRMFEVGIKIGG; this is translated from the coding sequence ATGAATAAAAAAGTAATGTATATTCCGCTTGATGAAAGGCCTTGCAATTATATTTATCCTAAAATGATAATGGATATAAGCGATATAGAAATGATTGAACCTCCATTAGATATACTTGGTAATAAAAAAAGTGCAGCAGATGTAGATAAACTTAAAGATTGGATAATCAATAACATCAACGATGTAAGTCATCTTGTAGTGTCAGTTGATATGTTATTATATGGAGGAATTGTTCCATCCAGACTTCATAAAATGACTTTTGATGAATGCATTAAGAGACTTGAATTAATCAAAGAGTTAAAAACTATGAATAGAAACTTAAGAGTTTATGGATTTAATCTTATTATGAGATCACCATCATATAATAGTTCTGACGAAGAACCAGATTATTATGAGGATTATGGTGAGAAAATATTTCAATATGGGGTTTTATCTGACAAATTAGAACTTAATGTTGCAGCGGATGAAGATATAAGTGAATATAATAAAATTAAAAATCAAATTCCTATGGATGTATTAAATGATTTTTTAAACAGAAGACGTGTAAATCATCTAATAAATTTGAAAGTTGTTGATCTCGTAAAAGAGGGGATAATTGATTTTTTGATTATTCCAATGGATGATTGTTCGAAGTATGGGTTTTCTGCAAGAGAGCGCAGAAAGGTTATGAAATATATAAGTGACCTAGATTTGACAGATAGGATATATTCATATCCAGGTGCAGATGAAGTAGGGTGTACATTGATGGCGAGAGTTTTTAATGAACTGAAGGATAGAAAACCAACAGTTTTTATAAGATATTCATCTGAAATAGGTTCTACATTAATACCTAGATATGAAGATAGAAGTCTTAATGAGACAGTTAAATATCATATTATTTCGGCTGGAGGGGTAATAATAGATAGTAGCTCTGATGCTGATTTTATTTTGATGGTTAATCCACCATCAGAATTCACGTTAAAACTATCTGAAAGCTGGGATTCCATATTAAGCAAAATTGATATTATTGATCCAGAAAGAAATTTAAATGAATTTGTAGAAGCCATCAATTATTATATCAGTAAAGGTAAACTATGCTCTGTGGCGGATGTTGCAATGCCAAATGGCTCGGATAATCAATTAATGCAATTAATTAAGAAGTACAATTTACTAAAAAAACTTCTTTCTTACGGCGGATGGAATACATCTTCGAATACCTTAGGTACAGTTACTTCACACAGTATGATTTCATCTTATTATATTAGCAAAAATATATTTTCACAAGACCAATTGATTGCTTCAGAAAAATTTTTATATCTTAGATATCTTGAAGATTGGGGATATCAACATTTTGTAAGATCTTCTGTAACAGACTTATTAGGCACTTATGGCCTTAATTATTTTACTCTAAAGGATAAAGGGAAATTAATAGCCGATATTGTTAAAAAGAAACTTTTTGAGTTTAGTGAAAAAAATTTAAATGATTTCCATTACAATTTTGATGTTTATATGCCTTGGAATAGGATGTTTGAAGTAGGGATAAAGATTGGAGGATAA
- a CDS encoding FAD-dependent oxidoreductase has protein sequence MDYYIYKNNKIPILDEKYDVIIVGGGTAGSIAAIASAREGAKTLIIEKYGFLGGSSTAAQVTPMMHIKINGNPASSIDKEIRRRLINYGYGAKDSSGNDGWFNPEMMKFVLEEMLLEYNGSILYDTFFLDSIVEDYTIKGVLVHNKSGISAIFGKVIIDCTGDADVAFSAGVPCFIGDERTGKNQAISLRFMVGNIDLIKLQSFLKDLGQNWGLDYPLIETAMVWNSNFPLESVFKKGLDGKVINYEDGVYFQAFSIPGMPGVMSFNCPEIPSIKDALNAKEISYSYQKGREMIQRLYKFLKKYIPGFEESYILSVAPMIGIRESRRIKGKYILNIDDYNKRSKFDDAIAKTAYPVDVHGMKTELKILPIQNNEYFEIPFRCLVPLNIKGLLVAGRCISSTFIAQSSIRIQPTCRATGEAAGIAAAYSIQKGIKVSKIEGREIRKIMRDYGYDI, from the coding sequence ATGGATTATTATATATATAAAAATAATAAAATACCGATTTTAGATGAAAAATATGATGTCATAATTGTTGGAGGAGGTACAGCAGGCTCTATAGCTGCAATTGCATCTGCTAGAGAAGGAGCCAAGACATTAATAATAGAAAAATATGGATTCCTTGGTGGATCATCAACTGCCGCTCAGGTTACACCAATGATGCATATTAAGATAAATGGTAACCCGGCTTCATCTATAGATAAAGAAATTCGTAGAAGGCTTATAAATTATGGGTATGGTGCAAAAGATTCAAGTGGAAACGATGGATGGTTTAATCCGGAAATGATGAAATTTGTTCTTGAGGAAATGTTATTAGAGTATAATGGTTCAATTTTGTATGATACTTTCTTTTTAGACAGTATAGTAGAAGACTATACGATAAAAGGTGTATTAGTTCATAATAAATCAGGGATAAGTGCAATTTTTGGGAAAGTCATAATTGATTGTACTGGTGATGCTGATGTAGCATTTTCTGCGGGAGTACCATGCTTTATTGGCGATGAGAGAACAGGCAAGAATCAGGCAATTTCTTTAAGATTTATGGTTGGAAATATTGATCTTATAAAATTACAGTCATTTCTTAAAGATCTTGGCCAAAATTGGGGCTTGGACTACCCGCTTATTGAAACTGCAATGGTATGGAATAGTAATTTTCCACTTGAAAGTGTTTTTAAAAAAGGTCTTGATGGCAAGGTTATTAATTATGAAGATGGGGTTTATTTCCAAGCATTTTCGATACCAGGAATGCCAGGTGTAATGTCATTTAATTGTCCAGAGATACCGTCTATAAAGGATGCTCTTAATGCAAAAGAAATATCTTATTCATATCAAAAAGGCAGAGAAATGATACAAAGACTTTATAAGTTTTTAAAAAAATATATACCAGGCTTTGAAGAAAGTTATATATTATCTGTTGCCCCTATGATTGGGATTAGAGAATCAAGAAGAATAAAAGGAAAGTATATTTTAAACATTGATGATTATAATAAAAGATCAAAATTCGATGATGCAATCGCGAAAACCGCGTATCCAGTCGATGTGCACGGTATGAAAACCGAACTTAAGATTCTGCCTATACAAAATAATGAATATTTTGAGATACCTTTTAGATGTCTTGTGCCATTAAACATAAAAGGATTATTGGTTGCTGGAAGATGCATATCTTCAACTTTCATAGCGCAATCATCAATAAGAATACAGCCTACGTGTAGAGCAACTGGTGAAGCCGCGGGTATTGCTGCTGCATATAGTATTCAAAAAGGCATTAAGGTCAGCAAGATAGAAGGGCGTGAAATTAGAAAAATTATGCGTGATTATGGCTATGATATATAA
- a CDS encoding GNAT family N-acetyltransferase, with protein sequence MFENITKQDVDGIIKLWEYNFDKKYHIDRNRFIKNVFDDVDFYNDGSFILKIDNKVVGLIIVKLNNRKIEEYENCAWLNILLVDKKFRYHGYGMSLYKLSEKKLINLGVRKILLGGDIKNFFSGIPEPSHEVERFFKDLGFQLNEPHYDLMADVSKLDFSKLNVKINMDSSYIVKEFRLNDINALNEFFDKNFPGRWKHEINNYIENDGDFRNIILMWCDKSVIGFCKINVDATGNGSLGPIGIDIDYRGKKLGNKLLLESLNLLKMRGTRNVIIDWTILKEFYGQFGFRPYKFYRSGFKELGDNQ encoded by the coding sequence ATGTTCGAAAATATAACAAAACAAGATGTTGATGGGATAATAAAATTATGGGAATATAATTTTGATAAAAAATATCATATAGATAGAAACAGATTTATAAAAAATGTCTTTGATGATGTTGATTTTTATAATGATGGTTCATTTATTTTAAAAATCGACAATAAAGTTGTTGGGCTCATAATAGTAAAATTAAATAATAGAAAAATTGAAGAGTATGAAAATTGTGCATGGTTGAATATATTGCTAGTTGACAAAAAATTTAGGTATCATGGTTATGGAATGTCACTTTATAAACTCTCAGAAAAAAAGCTTATAAATTTGGGAGTTAGAAAAATCTTACTTGGTGGTGATATAAAAAATTTCTTTTCTGGCATTCCTGAACCATCTCATGAAGTAGAGCGATTTTTTAAAGATTTGGGCTTTCAGTTAAATGAACCACACTATGATTTAATGGCAGATGTTTCGAAATTAGATTTTAGTAAACTTAATGTTAAAATAAATATGGATAGCAGTTATATAGTAAAAGAATTTCGATTAAATGATATTAATGCTCTAAATGAATTTTTTGACAAGAATTTTCCTGGCAGATGGAAGCATGAAATCAATAATTATATCGAAAATGATGGCGATTTCCGAAATATAATATTAATGTGGTGCGACAAAAGTGTAATAGGATTTTGTAAGATAAATGTGGATGCAACTGGTAATGGATCGCTTGGACCAATAGGCATTGACATAGATTATAGAGGTAAAAAACTAGGAAATAAATTATTACTTGAATCGCTTAATCTATTGAAAATGAGGGGAACGAGAAATGTTATTATAGATTGGACAATTCTTAAAGAGTTTTATGGACAGTTTGGGTTTAGACCATATAAATTTTATAGGAGTGGATTTAAAGAACTGGGGGATAATCAATGA
- a CDS encoding ROK family protein gives MKRVIGIDIGGTKILGGVIGYNGDLIKFKETSTDAYLGRDHILKKLFGVLDDLFDTDIEGIGIGSAGRINFNTGEVIYATDNLPGWTGINLKEIISQKYRTKTIVENDVNAAIVGENWLGSAKSFKDVLMITLGTGVGGAIILDGKLIRGSHFSAAEIGHTILYPDGKRCNCGQNGCVEQYISGTAIYKRYNEIAGSNLVNSAKDVFDLYMKNDKISKLVVDEFVKSLSLLIFNIRNFIDPEIIILGGGVTNSKDLWWEYLKSQIKCDLNISIAGLNNFSTVYGAAKLILNEGVI, from the coding sequence ATGAAAAGAGTTATTGGTATAGATATTGGTGGTACAAAAATTTTAGGTGGGGTTATTGGCTATAATGGAGATTTAATTAAATTTAAAGAGACTTCAACAGATGCTTATTTAGGCAGAGATCACATATTGAAAAAATTATTCGGTGTATTAGATGATTTATTTGATACTGATATAGAAGGAATTGGCATTGGTTCGGCCGGTAGAATTAATTTTAATACAGGTGAAGTTATTTATGCTACGGATAATTTACCAGGTTGGACTGGCATAAATTTAAAAGAAATTATTTCTCAAAAATATAGGACAAAGACAATAGTTGAAAATGATGTTAATGCGGCAATTGTTGGTGAAAATTGGCTAGGCTCTGCTAAAAGTTTTAAAGACGTTTTAATGATAACTTTAGGGACAGGTGTTGGAGGTGCAATAATACTAGATGGTAAATTAATAAGAGGAAGTCATTTCAGCGCAGCGGAAATTGGCCATACTATTTTGTATCCTGATGGCAAAAGATGCAACTGCGGGCAAAATGGTTGTGTTGAACAGTATATATCGGGTACTGCAATATATAAAAGATACAATGAAATAGCAGGTTCTAATTTGGTGAATAGTGCGAAAGATGTTTTCGATTTGTATATGAAAAACGATAAAATATCAAAGTTAGTAGTGGATGAATTTGTAAAATCGCTCTCATTATTAATTTTTAACATAAGAAATTTTATTGATCCTGAAATAATAATTCTCGGAGGTGGTGTTACAAATTCAAAAGATCTGTGGTGGGAATATTTAAAATCGCAAATAAAATGTGATTTAAATATTTCTATTGCAGGACTTAATAACTTTTCGACAGTATATGGCGCTGCAAAATTAATTTTAAATGAGGGGGTTATTTAA